A genome region from Thiovulum sp. ES includes the following:
- a CDS encoding translation initiation factor eIF-1/SUI1-like protein (PFAM: Translation initiation factor SUI1) yields MEFDPSKLFNGRDFSDRDFDSEMKKKILSREKHNLKISLEKRKHKKVTVVGEFFILEKERKELLKNLKKKVSTGGTERENFLEFQGDVREKVKSELEKLGFNF; encoded by the coding sequence ATGGAATTTGATCCTTCAAAACTTTTTAATGGTCGGGATTTTTCCGATCGAGATTTTGATTCCGAAATGAAGAAAAAAATTCTCTCTCGTGAAAAACACAATTTGAAAATTTCACTCGAAAAACGAAAACATAAAAAAGTTACAGTTGTTGGTGAGTTTTTTATTTTAGAAAAAGAGAGAAAAGAACTCCTAAAAAACTTGAAAAAAAAGGTCTCCACTGGCGGAACTGAACGAGAAAATTTTCTTGAATTTCAAGGAGATGTTCGCGAAAAAGTAAAATCTGAATTAGAAAAATTAGGTTTTAACTTTTAA